In Notamacropus eugenii isolate mMacEug1 chromosome 1, mMacEug1.pri_v2, whole genome shotgun sequence, one genomic interval encodes:
- the BNC1 gene encoding zinc finger protein basonuclin-1 isoform X2 has product MATGSSMLTFSIPKKAIGCTLNCSCQGFKPGKIHHRQCEQCRHGWVAHALSKLRIPNVYPTSQVEIVQSNVVFDISSLMLYGTQAIPIRLKILLDRLFSVLKQEEVIQILHALDWTLQDYIRGYVLQDASGKVLDHWSIMTGEEELATLQQFLRFGETKSIVELMAIQEKEGQSIIVPSTTTNLDIRAFIESCNQRSPSLSVPVDKVNPGNLHHFENLINNMAFMLPFQFFSPVPPPLIGSPPERHVIEQSQDRSNDAKHDIQIPFSENGFLTPTSAAFQVKNEQCINCPDVLPKSEDDAHFSDSGSYHTVAKLEMSRLSPEPKGKATERNGIGPKKGRVFCTACEKTFYDKGTLKIHYNAVHLKIKHKCTIEGCNMVFSSLRSRNRHSANPNPRLHMPMNRNNRDKDLRNSLNMTIPEEGKRTGFPVSSPDSRPIPSYIGPCTDSKVQSAFPSIGQNGVLFPNLKTVQPVLPFYRNPITPAELANTPGTLPSLPLVSSSIPEQLASNELPFDALPKKKSRKSSMPIKIEKEAVEIANENSDALSSDEEMPLQVVSDGELETCELRVEKEVIDQAEQHPHSASLWKSLSEGGRPPKPESVIETKHLKKISEQDLNNSEKETEQNPVLAIVPREAVFSDPKQHTNVLKPVIEPLPMYAKEQSKHQLPNSDCVELQHHLLTGGFLNALSNRGMTLPCFEDARERDQVSQHALGRQKEETRFHCDICKKTFKNTYSVKIHFKNVHAKEMHICTIEGCSATFPSRRSRDRHSSNLSLHQKVITKDTLESNDNPLGATCLLKDMAKEVYQDAAFKQHTPQTSVIFKGTNRTGSVVYPITKIRESCLESYGCGPTSEATVLDLSTTSSMKSESSTPSSWDSDGGSEEGNVALEDSDESCEGPSLIPSEDGYPICALMEKANHSFSNLPSGLPITCHLCQKIYSNKGTFRAHYKTVHLRQLHKCKVPGCNTMFSSVRSRNRHSQNPNLHKSLTTSPNNLQ; this is encoded by the exons GCTATCGGATGCACTCTGAACTGCAGTTGTCAAGGTTTCAAACCAGGAAAAATACACCACCGGCAGTGTGAACAGTGCAGACATGGATGGGTGGCACacg CACTAAGCAAATTGAGGATCCCAAATGTGTACCCAACTAGCCAAGTGGAGATAGTCCAGTCCAATGTGGTTTTTGATATCAGCAGTCTCATGCTCTACGGGACCCAAGCTATTCCCATTCGCCTTAAAATTCTTTTAGATCGGCTTTTCAGTGTTCTGAAACAAGAGGAGGTAATCCAGATTCTTCATGCCTTGGACTGGACTCTACAGGATTATATTCGTGGATATGTGCTCCAG GATgcatcaggaaaggttttggATCACTGGAGTATCATGACCGGTGAAGAAGAATTGGCCACCCTGCAGCAGTTTCTTCGTTTTGGAGAGACCAAATCCATCGTAGAGCTAATGGCAATTCAGGAGAAAGAAGGACAGTCCATTATTGTACCATCGACAACAACTAATTTGGATATTCGGGCCTTTATAGAAAGTTGCAACCAGAGAAGTCCTAGCCTTTCTGTTCCGGTGGACAAAGTGAACCCTGGCAACCTTCATCATTTTGAAAACCTCATCAATAACATGGCTTTTATGCTGCCTTTTCAGTTCTTTAGCCCAGTGCCTCCCCCACTGATAGGTTCACCACCAGAGAGACATGTGATTGAGCAAAGTCAGGACAGAAGTAATGACGCCAAACATGATATCCAGATACCCTTTTCTGAAAATGGCTTCTTAACTCCTACTTCTGCTGCATTTCAAGTCAAAAATGAACAGTGTATAAACTGTCCAGATGTCCTCCCCAAAAGTGAAGATGATGCCCATTTCAGTGATTCTGGTTCCTACCACACAGTCGCAAAGCTGGAAATGAGCCGGTTGTCCCCAGAGCCCAAAGGGAAAGCTACTGAAAGAAATGGCATCGGGCCAAAGAAAGGCCGGGTTTTCTGCACTGCATGTGAAAAGACTTTCTATGATAAAGGGACCCTGAAAATCCACTATAATGCTGTCCATCTAAAGATCAAGCACAAATGCACAATTGAAGGATGCAATATGGTGTTCAGCTCCCTGAGGAGCCGGAACCGACACAGTGCAAACCCAAACCCGCGGCTTCATATGCCCATGAACAGGAACAACCGAGATAAAGATCTGAGGAACAGTTTGAACATGACCATCCCTGAGGAGGGCAAAAGAACAGGCTTTCCTGTGTCATCACCAGACAGCAGGCCCATCCCCAGTTATATAGGACCATGCACTGACTCCAAAGTACAGTCGGCCTTTCCCAGTATTGGGCAAAATGGTGTGCTTTTTCCCAACTTAAAGACAGTGCAGCCTGTTCTTCCTTTCTACCGCAATCCAATCACACCAGCTGAGCTTGCTAACACCCCAGGAACGCTCCCCTCTCTGCCTCTGGTGTCCTCCTCCATACCTGAACAGCTGGCTTCCAATGAATTGCCATTCGATGCTCTACCCAAGAAAAAATCTCGGAAATCGAGCATGCCTATCAAAATAGAGAAGGAAGCAGTGGAAATTGCCAATGAAAATAGTGATGCCCTCAGTTCAGATGAAGAGATGCCCTTGCAGGTTGTCAGTGATGGAGAGCTAGAGACATGTGAGCTCAGGGTGGAAAAAGAGGTCATTGACCAAGCAGAGCAGCACCCACACTCGGCCAGCTTATGGAAATCTCTTTCTGAGGGAGGGAGGCCTCCCAAACCAGAATCGGTGATTGAGaccaaacacttaaaaaaaatatccgAGCAGGATTTGAATAACTCAGAGAAAGAGACTGAACAAAACCCAGTGTTAGCCATTGTGCCCAGGGAAGCTGTGTTCAGTGATCCCAAACAACACACCAATGTCTTAAAACCAGTCATTGAGCCTCTGCCCATGTATGCAAAAGAACAGTCCAAACACCAGCTTCCCAATTCTGACTGCGTGGAGTTGCAGCACCACTTACTGACTGGGGGATTTTTAAATGCTTTGTCCAACCGGGGGATGACTCTTCCTTGTTTTGAAGATGCTAGAGAGAGAGATCAGGTCAGTCAGCATGCACtaggaagacaaaaggaagaaactCGCTTTCATTGTGATATCTGTAAGAAGACCTTTAAAAACACTTACAGTGTgaaaattcatttcaaaaatgTGCATGCCAAAGAAATGCATATCTGTACAATTGAGGGTTGTAGTGCAACCTTCCCTTCCCGCAGAAGCCGAGACAG ACACAGTTCAAACCTAAGTCTTCATCAGAAAGTTATCACCAAAGATACCCTGGAAAGCAATGACAACCCTTTGGGGGCAACCTGCCTTTTGAAAGATATGGCTAAGGAGGTTTATCAGGATGCAGCTTTCAAACAGCATACTCCCCAGACTTCAGTCATCTTCAAAGGAACCAACCGGACTGGGAGTGTCGTCTATCCAATCACCAAAATCCGAGAATCCTGTTTAGAGAGCTATGGCTGCGGTCCTACCAGTGAGGCCACCGTCCTTGATTTAAGCACTACCTCCAGCATGAAGTCCGAGAGCAGCACCCCTTCATCTTGGGACTCCGATGGAGGGAGTGAAGAGGGCAATGTAGCTCTGGAAGACAGTGATGAAAGCTGTGAAGGGCCAAGCCTGATCCCCAGTGAAGATGGCTACCCAATTTGCGCCCTCATGGAAAAGGCCAATCACAGCTTTTCAAACCTTCCCTCTGGTTTGCCAATAACTTGTCACCTCTGCCAAAAGATATACAGTAATAAAGGAACCTTCAGGGCCCACTACAAAACTGTGCACCTCCGCCAACTTCACAAGTGTAAAGTACCAGGTTGCAATACCATGTTCTCATCAGTCCGCAGTCGAAATAGGCATAGCCAGAATCCCAACTTGCACAAAAGTCTAACCACATCTCCAAATAATCTCCAGTAA
- the BNC1 gene encoding zinc finger protein basonuclin-1 isoform X5, whose amino-acid sequence MEWAIGCTLNCSCQGFKPGKIHHRQCEQCRHGWVAHALSKLRIPNVYPTSQVEIVQSNVVFDISSLMLYGTQAIPIRLKILLDRLFSVLKQEEVIQILHALDWTLQDYIRGYVLQDASGKVLDHWSIMTGEEELATLQQFLRFGETKSIVELMAIQEKEGQSIIVPSTTTNLDIRAFIESCNQRSPSLSVPVDKVNPGNLHHFENLINNMAFMLPFQFFSPVPPPLIGSPPERHVIEQSQDRSNDAKHDIQIPFSENGFLTPTSAAFQVKNEQCINCPDVLPKSEDDAHFSDSGSYHTVAKLEMSRLSPEPKGKATERNGIGPKKGRVFCTACEKTFYDKGTLKIHYNAVHLKIKHKCTIEGCNMVFSSLRSRNRHSANPNPRLHMPMNRNNRDKDLRNSLNMTIPEEGKRTGFPVSSPDSRPIPSYIGPCTDSKVQSAFPSIGQNGVLFPNLKTVQPVLPFYRNPITPAELANTPGTLPSLPLVSSSIPEQLASNELPFDALPKKKSRKSSMPIKIEKEAVEIANENSDALSSDEEMPLQVVSDGELETCELRVEKEVIDQAEQHPHSASLWKSLSEGGRPPKPESVIETKHLKKISEQDLNNSEKETEQNPVLAIVPREAVFSDPKQHTNVLKPVIEPLPMYAKEQSKHQLPNSDCVELQHHLLTGGFLNALSNRGMTLPCFEDARERDQVSQHALGRQKEETRFHCDICKKTFKNTYSVKIHFKNVHAKEMHICTIEGCSATFPSRRSRDRHSSNLSLHQKVITKDTLESNDNPLGATCLLKDMAKEVYQDAAFKQHTPQTSVIFKGTNRTGSVVYPITKIRESCLESYGCGPTSEATVLDLSTTSSMKSESSTPSSWDSDGGSEEGNVALEDSDESCEGPSLIPSEDGYPICALMEKANHSFSNLPSGLPITCHLCQKIYSNKGTFRAHYKTVHLRQLHKCKVPGCNTMFSSVRSRNRHSQNPNLHKSLTTSPNNLQ is encoded by the exons GCTATCGGATGCACTCTGAACTGCAGTTGTCAAGGTTTCAAACCAGGAAAAATACACCACCGGCAGTGTGAACAGTGCAGACATGGATGGGTGGCACacg CACTAAGCAAATTGAGGATCCCAAATGTGTACCCAACTAGCCAAGTGGAGATAGTCCAGTCCAATGTGGTTTTTGATATCAGCAGTCTCATGCTCTACGGGACCCAAGCTATTCCCATTCGCCTTAAAATTCTTTTAGATCGGCTTTTCAGTGTTCTGAAACAAGAGGAGGTAATCCAGATTCTTCATGCCTTGGACTGGACTCTACAGGATTATATTCGTGGATATGTGCTCCAG GATgcatcaggaaaggttttggATCACTGGAGTATCATGACCGGTGAAGAAGAATTGGCCACCCTGCAGCAGTTTCTTCGTTTTGGAGAGACCAAATCCATCGTAGAGCTAATGGCAATTCAGGAGAAAGAAGGACAGTCCATTATTGTACCATCGACAACAACTAATTTGGATATTCGGGCCTTTATAGAAAGTTGCAACCAGAGAAGTCCTAGCCTTTCTGTTCCGGTGGACAAAGTGAACCCTGGCAACCTTCATCATTTTGAAAACCTCATCAATAACATGGCTTTTATGCTGCCTTTTCAGTTCTTTAGCCCAGTGCCTCCCCCACTGATAGGTTCACCACCAGAGAGACATGTGATTGAGCAAAGTCAGGACAGAAGTAATGACGCCAAACATGATATCCAGATACCCTTTTCTGAAAATGGCTTCTTAACTCCTACTTCTGCTGCATTTCAAGTCAAAAATGAACAGTGTATAAACTGTCCAGATGTCCTCCCCAAAAGTGAAGATGATGCCCATTTCAGTGATTCTGGTTCCTACCACACAGTCGCAAAGCTGGAAATGAGCCGGTTGTCCCCAGAGCCCAAAGGGAAAGCTACTGAAAGAAATGGCATCGGGCCAAAGAAAGGCCGGGTTTTCTGCACTGCATGTGAAAAGACTTTCTATGATAAAGGGACCCTGAAAATCCACTATAATGCTGTCCATCTAAAGATCAAGCACAAATGCACAATTGAAGGATGCAATATGGTGTTCAGCTCCCTGAGGAGCCGGAACCGACACAGTGCAAACCCAAACCCGCGGCTTCATATGCCCATGAACAGGAACAACCGAGATAAAGATCTGAGGAACAGTTTGAACATGACCATCCCTGAGGAGGGCAAAAGAACAGGCTTTCCTGTGTCATCACCAGACAGCAGGCCCATCCCCAGTTATATAGGACCATGCACTGACTCCAAAGTACAGTCGGCCTTTCCCAGTATTGGGCAAAATGGTGTGCTTTTTCCCAACTTAAAGACAGTGCAGCCTGTTCTTCCTTTCTACCGCAATCCAATCACACCAGCTGAGCTTGCTAACACCCCAGGAACGCTCCCCTCTCTGCCTCTGGTGTCCTCCTCCATACCTGAACAGCTGGCTTCCAATGAATTGCCATTCGATGCTCTACCCAAGAAAAAATCTCGGAAATCGAGCATGCCTATCAAAATAGAGAAGGAAGCAGTGGAAATTGCCAATGAAAATAGTGATGCCCTCAGTTCAGATGAAGAGATGCCCTTGCAGGTTGTCAGTGATGGAGAGCTAGAGACATGTGAGCTCAGGGTGGAAAAAGAGGTCATTGACCAAGCAGAGCAGCACCCACACTCGGCCAGCTTATGGAAATCTCTTTCTGAGGGAGGGAGGCCTCCCAAACCAGAATCGGTGATTGAGaccaaacacttaaaaaaaatatccgAGCAGGATTTGAATAACTCAGAGAAAGAGACTGAACAAAACCCAGTGTTAGCCATTGTGCCCAGGGAAGCTGTGTTCAGTGATCCCAAACAACACACCAATGTCTTAAAACCAGTCATTGAGCCTCTGCCCATGTATGCAAAAGAACAGTCCAAACACCAGCTTCCCAATTCTGACTGCGTGGAGTTGCAGCACCACTTACTGACTGGGGGATTTTTAAATGCTTTGTCCAACCGGGGGATGACTCTTCCTTGTTTTGAAGATGCTAGAGAGAGAGATCAGGTCAGTCAGCATGCACtaggaagacaaaaggaagaaactCGCTTTCATTGTGATATCTGTAAGAAGACCTTTAAAAACACTTACAGTGTgaaaattcatttcaaaaatgTGCATGCCAAAGAAATGCATATCTGTACAATTGAGGGTTGTAGTGCAACCTTCCCTTCCCGCAGAAGCCGAGACAG ACACAGTTCAAACCTAAGTCTTCATCAGAAAGTTATCACCAAAGATACCCTGGAAAGCAATGACAACCCTTTGGGGGCAACCTGCCTTTTGAAAGATATGGCTAAGGAGGTTTATCAGGATGCAGCTTTCAAACAGCATACTCCCCAGACTTCAGTCATCTTCAAAGGAACCAACCGGACTGGGAGTGTCGTCTATCCAATCACCAAAATCCGAGAATCCTGTTTAGAGAGCTATGGCTGCGGTCCTACCAGTGAGGCCACCGTCCTTGATTTAAGCACTACCTCCAGCATGAAGTCCGAGAGCAGCACCCCTTCATCTTGGGACTCCGATGGAGGGAGTGAAGAGGGCAATGTAGCTCTGGAAGACAGTGATGAAAGCTGTGAAGGGCCAAGCCTGATCCCCAGTGAAGATGGCTACCCAATTTGCGCCCTCATGGAAAAGGCCAATCACAGCTTTTCAAACCTTCCCTCTGGTTTGCCAATAACTTGTCACCTCTGCCAAAAGATATACAGTAATAAAGGAACCTTCAGGGCCCACTACAAAACTGTGCACCTCCGCCAACTTCACAAGTGTAAAGTACCAGGTTGCAATACCATGTTCTCATCAGTCCGCAGTCGAAATAGGCATAGCCAGAATCCCAACTTGCACAAAAGTCTAACCACATCTCCAAATAATCTCCAGTAA
- the BNC1 gene encoding zinc finger protein basonuclin-1 isoform X1 — protein sequence MNTRGIRWNSELLCCLLVHSSSGQSLSDRKFLLAIGCTLNCSCQGFKPGKIHHRQCEQCRHGWVAHALSKLRIPNVYPTSQVEIVQSNVVFDISSLMLYGTQAIPIRLKILLDRLFSVLKQEEVIQILHALDWTLQDYIRGYVLQDASGKVLDHWSIMTGEEELATLQQFLRFGETKSIVELMAIQEKEGQSIIVPSTTTNLDIRAFIESCNQRSPSLSVPVDKVNPGNLHHFENLINNMAFMLPFQFFSPVPPPLIGSPPERHVIEQSQDRSNDAKHDIQIPFSENGFLTPTSAAFQVKNEQCINCPDVLPKSEDDAHFSDSGSYHTVAKLEMSRLSPEPKGKATERNGIGPKKGRVFCTACEKTFYDKGTLKIHYNAVHLKIKHKCTIEGCNMVFSSLRSRNRHSANPNPRLHMPMNRNNRDKDLRNSLNMTIPEEGKRTGFPVSSPDSRPIPSYIGPCTDSKVQSAFPSIGQNGVLFPNLKTVQPVLPFYRNPITPAELANTPGTLPSLPLVSSSIPEQLASNELPFDALPKKKSRKSSMPIKIEKEAVEIANENSDALSSDEEMPLQVVSDGELETCELRVEKEVIDQAEQHPHSASLWKSLSEGGRPPKPESVIETKHLKKISEQDLNNSEKETEQNPVLAIVPREAVFSDPKQHTNVLKPVIEPLPMYAKEQSKHQLPNSDCVELQHHLLTGGFLNALSNRGMTLPCFEDARERDQVSQHALGRQKEETRFHCDICKKTFKNTYSVKIHFKNVHAKEMHICTIEGCSATFPSRRSRDRHSSNLSLHQKVITKDTLESNDNPLGATCLLKDMAKEVYQDAAFKQHTPQTSVIFKGTNRTGSVVYPITKIRESCLESYGCGPTSEATVLDLSTTSSMKSESSTPSSWDSDGGSEEGNVALEDSDESCEGPSLIPSEDGYPICALMEKANHSFSNLPSGLPITCHLCQKIYSNKGTFRAHYKTVHLRQLHKCKVPGCNTMFSSVRSRNRHSQNPNLHKSLTTSPNNLQ from the exons GCTATCGGATGCACTCTGAACTGCAGTTGTCAAGGTTTCAAACCAGGAAAAATACACCACCGGCAGTGTGAACAGTGCAGACATGGATGGGTGGCACacg CACTAAGCAAATTGAGGATCCCAAATGTGTACCCAACTAGCCAAGTGGAGATAGTCCAGTCCAATGTGGTTTTTGATATCAGCAGTCTCATGCTCTACGGGACCCAAGCTATTCCCATTCGCCTTAAAATTCTTTTAGATCGGCTTTTCAGTGTTCTGAAACAAGAGGAGGTAATCCAGATTCTTCATGCCTTGGACTGGACTCTACAGGATTATATTCGTGGATATGTGCTCCAG GATgcatcaggaaaggttttggATCACTGGAGTATCATGACCGGTGAAGAAGAATTGGCCACCCTGCAGCAGTTTCTTCGTTTTGGAGAGACCAAATCCATCGTAGAGCTAATGGCAATTCAGGAGAAAGAAGGACAGTCCATTATTGTACCATCGACAACAACTAATTTGGATATTCGGGCCTTTATAGAAAGTTGCAACCAGAGAAGTCCTAGCCTTTCTGTTCCGGTGGACAAAGTGAACCCTGGCAACCTTCATCATTTTGAAAACCTCATCAATAACATGGCTTTTATGCTGCCTTTTCAGTTCTTTAGCCCAGTGCCTCCCCCACTGATAGGTTCACCACCAGAGAGACATGTGATTGAGCAAAGTCAGGACAGAAGTAATGACGCCAAACATGATATCCAGATACCCTTTTCTGAAAATGGCTTCTTAACTCCTACTTCTGCTGCATTTCAAGTCAAAAATGAACAGTGTATAAACTGTCCAGATGTCCTCCCCAAAAGTGAAGATGATGCCCATTTCAGTGATTCTGGTTCCTACCACACAGTCGCAAAGCTGGAAATGAGCCGGTTGTCCCCAGAGCCCAAAGGGAAAGCTACTGAAAGAAATGGCATCGGGCCAAAGAAAGGCCGGGTTTTCTGCACTGCATGTGAAAAGACTTTCTATGATAAAGGGACCCTGAAAATCCACTATAATGCTGTCCATCTAAAGATCAAGCACAAATGCACAATTGAAGGATGCAATATGGTGTTCAGCTCCCTGAGGAGCCGGAACCGACACAGTGCAAACCCAAACCCGCGGCTTCATATGCCCATGAACAGGAACAACCGAGATAAAGATCTGAGGAACAGTTTGAACATGACCATCCCTGAGGAGGGCAAAAGAACAGGCTTTCCTGTGTCATCACCAGACAGCAGGCCCATCCCCAGTTATATAGGACCATGCACTGACTCCAAAGTACAGTCGGCCTTTCCCAGTATTGGGCAAAATGGTGTGCTTTTTCCCAACTTAAAGACAGTGCAGCCTGTTCTTCCTTTCTACCGCAATCCAATCACACCAGCTGAGCTTGCTAACACCCCAGGAACGCTCCCCTCTCTGCCTCTGGTGTCCTCCTCCATACCTGAACAGCTGGCTTCCAATGAATTGCCATTCGATGCTCTACCCAAGAAAAAATCTCGGAAATCGAGCATGCCTATCAAAATAGAGAAGGAAGCAGTGGAAATTGCCAATGAAAATAGTGATGCCCTCAGTTCAGATGAAGAGATGCCCTTGCAGGTTGTCAGTGATGGAGAGCTAGAGACATGTGAGCTCAGGGTGGAAAAAGAGGTCATTGACCAAGCAGAGCAGCACCCACACTCGGCCAGCTTATGGAAATCTCTTTCTGAGGGAGGGAGGCCTCCCAAACCAGAATCGGTGATTGAGaccaaacacttaaaaaaaatatccgAGCAGGATTTGAATAACTCAGAGAAAGAGACTGAACAAAACCCAGTGTTAGCCATTGTGCCCAGGGAAGCTGTGTTCAGTGATCCCAAACAACACACCAATGTCTTAAAACCAGTCATTGAGCCTCTGCCCATGTATGCAAAAGAACAGTCCAAACACCAGCTTCCCAATTCTGACTGCGTGGAGTTGCAGCACCACTTACTGACTGGGGGATTTTTAAATGCTTTGTCCAACCGGGGGATGACTCTTCCTTGTTTTGAAGATGCTAGAGAGAGAGATCAGGTCAGTCAGCATGCACtaggaagacaaaaggaagaaactCGCTTTCATTGTGATATCTGTAAGAAGACCTTTAAAAACACTTACAGTGTgaaaattcatttcaaaaatgTGCATGCCAAAGAAATGCATATCTGTACAATTGAGGGTTGTAGTGCAACCTTCCCTTCCCGCAGAAGCCGAGACAG ACACAGTTCAAACCTAAGTCTTCATCAGAAAGTTATCACCAAAGATACCCTGGAAAGCAATGACAACCCTTTGGGGGCAACCTGCCTTTTGAAAGATATGGCTAAGGAGGTTTATCAGGATGCAGCTTTCAAACAGCATACTCCCCAGACTTCAGTCATCTTCAAAGGAACCAACCGGACTGGGAGTGTCGTCTATCCAATCACCAAAATCCGAGAATCCTGTTTAGAGAGCTATGGCTGCGGTCCTACCAGTGAGGCCACCGTCCTTGATTTAAGCACTACCTCCAGCATGAAGTCCGAGAGCAGCACCCCTTCATCTTGGGACTCCGATGGAGGGAGTGAAGAGGGCAATGTAGCTCTGGAAGACAGTGATGAAAGCTGTGAAGGGCCAAGCCTGATCCCCAGTGAAGATGGCTACCCAATTTGCGCCCTCATGGAAAAGGCCAATCACAGCTTTTCAAACCTTCCCTCTGGTTTGCCAATAACTTGTCACCTCTGCCAAAAGATATACAGTAATAAAGGAACCTTCAGGGCCCACTACAAAACTGTGCACCTCCGCCAACTTCACAAGTGTAAAGTACCAGGTTGCAATACCATGTTCTCATCAGTCCGCAGTCGAAATAGGCATAGCCAGAATCCCAACTTGCACAAAAGTCTAACCACATCTCCAAATAATCTCCAGTAA